A single Candidatus Krumholzibacteriia bacterium DNA region contains:
- a CDS encoding YicC family protein: LPRVLQNREQDIKDLVRARLARGRVSITMSVESAAAGRAVTINEAALEQYLKQLRDFAKRHGLDERVSLDALMQLPEVVMVKETDPAEDVLWPLVEEGLNAALESCTRMRLEEGRALEKDLTERMALIGRTVDTIESMAPAVAKKQIETLRKRVAQLAGDIKVSEDRIAAEIVMLGDRTDITEEITRLKSHLAQFNKTISDGGEVSKKMTYLLQEMHREATTIGSKAADSEVIQHVVVLKEETEKLREQVQNLE; encoded by the coding sequence CTCCCCCGGGTGCTGCAGAACCGCGAACAGGACATCAAGGATCTGGTGCGCGCGCGCCTGGCGCGGGGGCGGGTGTCCATCACCATGTCGGTCGAATCGGCCGCGGCGGGCCGCGCGGTCACCATCAACGAAGCGGCGCTGGAACAGTACCTCAAACAGCTGCGCGACTTTGCCAAGCGCCACGGCCTCGACGAGCGTGTCAGCCTGGATGCGCTGATGCAGCTGCCGGAAGTGGTGATGGTGAAGGAGACCGACCCGGCCGAGGACGTGCTGTGGCCGCTGGTGGAGGAGGGCCTCAACGCCGCGCTGGAGTCGTGTACGCGCATGCGGCTGGAAGAGGGCCGCGCGCTGGAGAAGGACCTCACCGAGCGCATGGCGCTGATTGGCCGCACGGTGGATACCATCGAGAGCATGGCGCCGGCGGTGGCGAAGAAGCAGATCGAGACGCTGCGCAAGCGCGTCGCACAACTCGCGGGCGATATCAAGGTGAGCGAAGACCGCATCGCCGCGGAAATCGTCATGCTGGGCGACCGCACCGACATCACCGAAGAGATCACCCGCCTCAAGAGCCACCTGGCGCAGTTCAACAAGACCATCTCCGACGGCGGCGAGGTGTCCAAGAAGATGACCTACCTCTTGCAGGAGATGCACCGCGAGGCGACGACCATCGGGTCCAAGGCGGCGGACTCCGAGGTGATCCAGCACGTCGTTGTCCTCAAGGAAGAAACCGAGAAGCTGCGCGAACAGGTCCAGAACCTGGAGTAG